The Haloarchaeobius sp. HME9146 genome includes a region encoding these proteins:
- a CDS encoding DUF1917 domain-containing protein yields MQSPLEIRDEETYWLRSRDVSDDPRVGGDQYFTEHEIPRPEEVTADDLPPADDDAVREIDREALAETKFIGKWQVTGSPERIEELWPQLVADAEDGTIWAVKAMTTFGYQNLPMYDDYLLTVYTPNYFARDDVNRVREHLRDEYGVDHELYYKPDIYTVKGIVADTAEEFGLSAPARYID; encoded by the coding sequence ATGCAGTCCCCGCTCGAAATCCGAGATGAAGAGACGTACTGGCTCCGAAGTCGGGACGTGAGTGACGACCCGAGAGTCGGTGGCGACCAGTACTTCACAGAGCACGAGATCCCTCGCCCAGAGGAAGTGACAGCCGACGATCTTCCACCGGCTGACGACGACGCGGTCCGGGAGATCGACCGCGAGGCACTGGCAGAAACGAAGTTCATCGGGAAGTGGCAGGTCACGGGGTCCCCAGAGCGAATCGAAGAATTGTGGCCCCAACTCGTCGCCGACGCCGAGGACGGCACCATCTGGGCGGTCAAGGCCATGACCACGTTCGGGTACCAGAATCTCCCGATGTACGACGACTACCTCCTGACCGTCTACACGCCCAATTACTTCGCGAGAGACGACGTGAACCGGGTTCGCGAACACCTCCGAGACGAGTACGGTGTCGACCACGAACTGTACTACAAACCGGACATCTACACGGTGAAGGGCATCGTGGCCGACACTGCCGAGGAGTTCGGCCTCTCGGCCCCTGCCAGATACATCGACTAA
- a CDS encoding MarR family transcriptional regulator: MPEDAADTDELSVLQSKRNATQYQILSQIAERQPAVSQQEIADEIGVTAQAVSDYLQNLVERGFVTKHGRGRYEVTKEGVDWLISRTEDLRRYVDHVSEEVIGQVDIETAIAAGDIAEGESVSLTMENGVMHASPGDDGSATAVAVTSATADEDVGVTDFEGVLDYDLGTVTLVSIPRIQRGGSREVPTETLVEQAGGHDLLAAAGTEALVACRRAGQEPDIRFGTAEAVTEAATKGLDVLLVVVTEELSRHTDRLRDGNIGYEVVDAADH, encoded by the coding sequence ATGCCCGAGGACGCCGCCGACACGGACGAACTGAGCGTGCTCCAGAGCAAGCGCAACGCGACACAGTACCAGATACTGTCCCAGATCGCCGAGCGTCAGCCGGCGGTGAGCCAGCAGGAGATCGCCGACGAGATCGGGGTGACGGCCCAGGCCGTCAGCGACTATCTGCAGAACCTCGTCGAGCGCGGGTTCGTGACCAAACACGGTCGCGGGCGCTACGAGGTGACGAAGGAGGGGGTGGACTGGCTCATCTCGCGGACCGAGGACCTGCGCCGGTACGTCGACCACGTCTCCGAGGAGGTCATCGGTCAGGTGGACATCGAGACGGCCATCGCGGCGGGGGACATCGCGGAGGGTGAGTCGGTGTCGCTGACCATGGAGAACGGGGTGATGCATGCATCGCCGGGGGACGATGGGTCGGCGACGGCGGTCGCGGTCACGAGTGCGACCGCGGACGAGGACGTGGGGGTCACCGACTTCGAGGGGGTGCTCGATTACGACCTCGGGACGGTGACCCTGGTCTCGATTCCGCGCATCCAGCGCGGTGGGAGCCGTGAGGTCCCGACCGAGACGCTCGTCGAGCAGGCAGGCGGGCACGATCTGCTGGCCGCAGCTGGGACGGAGGCGCTGGTGGCGTGTCGGCGCGCCGGACAGGAGCCCGACATCCGATTCGGGACTGCCGAGGCGGTGACCGAGGCAGCGACGAAGGGACTCGACGTGTTGCTCGTGGTCGTAACCGAAGAACTCTCACGGCATACCGACCGCCTGCGTGATGGCAACATCGGGTACGAGGTCGTCGACGCAGCCGACCACTGA
- a CDS encoding TROVE domain-containing protein, which translates to MKFNRTRSTDAQRTTNFEGAEAYQPESPELGLYKVVVNNLLEDSFYESDEDRLRKLATRCTAAADEDPEFVLKLAAYARTELYLRDVSNLLLVLAAQHEEAKTYVREYAPRVIRRADELTTVTAMQLDLFGKPIPKPLKKGLADSFHEFDRYQFAKYDNRNREVKFRDVMNLVHPKPETPEEDEVFERLVLGDLDDHPEVQPLDPPETWEVVISEKGNTADAWREVLPKMGLFATIRNLRNMLEAGLDGEEILTEEDLAYVRDSMVYPFRFYQAYEAVTAAGVADEHTERWLSRAVDATATNLPDDLGNTFVAVDLSGSMDSRLSGRSEMTYLEIASFFGAVLQAQGADVGVFASDFETVSTHTDTPTLERARKIRDRRVGGSTNAWLAFRHLVENAAEYDRVVVLTDMQVWDSTWGSDESVREWFTRYRDVVAPDATLYMVDLQAYGDLATPEGYDGVYNISGWTADIVEFVGYAEREDEILEEIRAV; encoded by the coding sequence ATGAAGTTCAACCGCACCAGATCGACCGATGCACAGCGTACGACCAACTTCGAGGGTGCGGAGGCGTACCAGCCGGAGAGCCCGGAACTGGGCCTGTACAAAGTCGTCGTGAACAACCTGCTCGAGGACAGCTTCTACGAGTCCGACGAGGACCGGCTGCGCAAGCTCGCGACCCGGTGTACCGCGGCGGCCGACGAGGACCCGGAGTTCGTGCTCAAGCTGGCGGCGTACGCCCGGACCGAGCTGTACCTGCGCGACGTGTCGAACCTGCTGCTCGTGCTCGCAGCACAGCACGAGGAAGCTAAGACGTACGTCCGTGAGTACGCGCCGCGGGTCATCCGGCGCGCCGACGAACTGACCACGGTCACGGCGATGCAGCTCGACCTCTTCGGGAAGCCGATTCCCAAGCCGCTCAAGAAGGGTCTCGCGGACTCGTTCCACGAGTTCGACCGTTACCAGTTCGCGAAGTACGACAACCGCAACCGCGAGGTGAAATTCCGAGACGTGATGAACCTCGTCCACCCGAAGCCCGAGACGCCGGAGGAGGACGAGGTCTTCGAGCGCCTCGTGCTGGGGGACCTCGACGACCACCCGGAGGTCCAGCCACTCGACCCGCCCGAGACGTGGGAGGTCGTCATCTCCGAGAAGGGGAACACGGCCGACGCGTGGCGGGAGGTCCTGCCGAAGATGGGGCTCTTCGCGACCATCCGGAACCTCCGGAACATGCTGGAAGCCGGCCTCGACGGGGAGGAGATTCTCACCGAGGAGGACCTGGCTTACGTCCGTGACTCGATGGTCTACCCCTTCAGGTTCTACCAGGCCTACGAGGCCGTGACCGCGGCGGGGGTCGCGGACGAGCACACCGAGCGTTGGCTCTCTCGCGCCGTCGACGCGACGGCGACGAACCTGCCCGACGACCTCGGGAACACGTTCGTGGCGGTCGACCTCTCGGGGTCGATGGACTCGCGGCTCTCGGGGCGCTCCGAGATGACCTACCTGGAGATCGCGTCGTTCTTCGGCGCGGTCCTGCAGGCACAGGGAGCCGACGTGGGTGTGTTCGCGAGCGACTTCGAGACGGTCTCGACGCACACCGACACCCCCACGCTGGAGCGCGCCCGGAAGATTCGCGACCGGCGCGTCGGTGGGTCGACGAACGCGTGGCTCGCCTTCCGACACCTCGTCGAGAACGCGGCCGAGTACGACCGCGTGGTCGTCCTGACGGACATGCAGGTCTGGGACTCCACGTGGGGCTCGGACGAGAGCGTTCGCGAGTGGTTCACCCGCTACCGCGACGTGGTCGCCCCGGACGCGACGCTCTACATGGTCGACCTGCAGGCGTACGGAGACCTCGCGACTCCGGAAGGGTACGACGGCGTCTACAACATCTCGGGCTGGACCGCGGACATCGTCGAGTTCGTCGGGTACGCCGAGCGCGAGGACGAGATACTCGAGGAGATTCGAGCGGTCTGA
- a CDS encoding IclR family transcriptional regulator — translation MAGRANTGGEPSRTLKTVSRACDIIRVLEELDGAGVTELATHLDMSKSAVYSHLSTLREEHFVVKEGDTYRLGLQFLLLGEFVRNQHVLYHHGKEEIEKLAEETGEYAHLATEQHGLGVNLYKVQGEKAVGRDYQTNKLQKPDYLHFSATGKSILAHLGDERVEGIVDEYGLSAKTEHTITDRDELFAELEQIREQGYATNEEEEIKGLQAIGAPVLDKDDTVLGSVSVSGPVNRMQEPAYHDRIVDAVTSTANIIEVNINMADTDTDLPDFT, via the coding sequence ATGGCAGGGCGAGCGAACACCGGCGGCGAACCGTCACGGACCCTGAAGACAGTCTCGCGTGCGTGCGACATCATCCGAGTCCTGGAGGAACTGGACGGCGCAGGCGTCACAGAACTCGCCACGCACCTCGACATGTCCAAGAGCGCAGTCTACAGTCACCTCTCGACGCTCCGCGAGGAGCACTTCGTGGTGAAGGAGGGGGACACCTACAGACTGGGACTGCAGTTCCTGCTGTTGGGCGAATTCGTCCGGAACCAGCACGTCCTCTACCATCACGGCAAGGAGGAGATCGAGAAGCTGGCCGAGGAGACCGGCGAGTACGCCCACCTCGCGACGGAGCAACACGGCCTCGGGGTCAACCTGTACAAGGTACAGGGCGAGAAGGCGGTCGGCCGCGACTACCAGACGAACAAGCTCCAGAAGCCCGACTACCTCCACTTCTCGGCGACGGGCAAGTCCATCCTGGCTCACCTCGGCGACGAACGCGTCGAGGGAATCGTCGACGAGTACGGCCTCTCGGCGAAGACGGAGCACACCATCACGGACCGCGACGAGCTGTTCGCAGAACTCGAACAGATACGCGAACAGGGCTACGCGACGAACGAAGAGGAGGAAATCAAGGGACTGCAGGCCATCGGTGCGCCGGTCCTCGACAAGGACGACACGGTCCTCGGGTCCGTCTCGGTCTCCGGCCCTGTCAATCGGATGCAGGAGCCGGCCTACCACGACCGCATCGTCGACGCCGTCACGAGCACGGCGAACATCATCGAGGTCAACATCAATATGGCCGACACGGACACCGACCTGCCGGATTTCACCTGA
- a CDS encoding Zn-dependent hydrolase, with amino-acid sequence MEVSEARLRRDIESNAEFGSVPVEDGHARTVLTGTDANRAAREFFIERCRDAGMTVSVDAVGNIVARWVPESADPDADPVAAGSHLDSVPEGGIFDGPLGVFAALESVRAIQEADIELARPVEVVSLTEEEGQRFGGGLVGSAVAAGDMTVEEAHELSDDGQTLREALDDIGFLGEGAIDASEWDAWLELHIEQGTRLEDAGIAAGIVTSITGLSRCAIEVSGEADHAGTTPMGQRADALAAASEFVLDVEDAANETVAVESSSAVGTVGKVGVGPNAPNVIPGSVDLSLDVRDVNPDAIESIVDRARASLARIEEDRDVEISFERPWHRDPVPMSDRARDAFSAASESAGVAATAMHSGAAHDTMFMAQVTDAGLLFAPSRNGISHNPAEWTDWEDCAAATRVLAGAIAHLASD; translated from the coding sequence ATGGAGGTCAGCGAGGCACGGCTGCGGAGAGACATCGAATCGAACGCCGAGTTCGGCTCGGTCCCGGTCGAGGACGGACACGCACGAACCGTCCTCACGGGGACCGACGCGAACCGGGCGGCCCGGGAGTTCTTCATCGAGCGCTGTCGCGATGCCGGGATGACCGTCAGCGTCGACGCGGTCGGGAACATCGTCGCCCGGTGGGTCCCGGAGAGCGCCGACCCCGACGCCGACCCGGTCGCCGCGGGCAGCCACCTGGACTCGGTGCCGGAGGGGGGCATCTTCGACGGGCCGCTCGGGGTGTTCGCCGCGCTCGAATCCGTCCGGGCCATCCAGGAGGCGGACATCGAACTCGCTCGCCCCGTCGAAGTGGTATCCCTCACGGAGGAGGAGGGCCAGCGCTTCGGGGGTGGACTGGTCGGCTCGGCGGTCGCCGCGGGGGACATGACCGTCGAGGAGGCCCACGAGCTGTCGGACGACGGCCAGACCCTTCGCGAGGCACTCGACGACATCGGGTTCCTCGGTGAGGGAGCCATCGACGCCAGCGAGTGGGATGCCTGGCTCGAACTCCACATCGAACAGGGCACCCGACTCGAAGACGCCGGCATCGCCGCCGGCATCGTCACCAGCATCACTGGCCTCTCCCGATGTGCCATCGAGGTGTCGGGCGAGGCCGACCACGCCGGGACAACCCCGATGGGCCAGCGCGCCGACGCCCTCGCCGCCGCCAGCGAGTTCGTCCTCGACGTGGAGGACGCCGCCAACGAGACGGTCGCCGTCGAGTCGTCGTCGGCGGTCGGGACCGTCGGCAAGGTCGGTGTCGGGCCGAACGCACCGAACGTCATCCCCGGCAGCGTCGACCTCAGCCTGGACGTTCGCGACGTGAACCCGGACGCCATCGAGAGCATCGTGGACCGGGCCCGGGCCAGCCTGGCCCGCATCGAGGAGGACCGCGACGTCGAGATCAGCTTCGAACGCCCATGGCACCGCGACCCCGTCCCGATGAGTGACCGAGCCCGGGACGCCTTCTCTGCCGCGAGCGAGTCGGCCGGCGTCGCCGCGACGGCGATGCACTCTGGCGCTGCCCACGACACGATGTTCATGGCCCAGGTGACCGACGCCGGCCTCCTGTTCGCTCCGTCGCGAAACGGCATCTCTCACAACCCCGCCGAGTGGACCGACTGGGAGGACTGCGCGGCCGCCACCCGTGTCCTCGCCGGTGCCATCGCACATCTCGCCAGCGACTGA
- a CDS encoding type 1 glutamine amidotransferase, which translates to MQLACLAPPSRFDYPSAIQRVLDAQLSDQPEMERFAPHQGVLPAQTDYDLVILAGSQAHVTDPEPWFGPLADYVERTLAAGTPLLGVCFGHQFLADLLGGTVEPLPGQRTGVSTIERTAASDAHPMFAGLPRSFESFVYHGDHVASAPPKATVLARDDSGIQAFAATDRPVLGIQFHPEFTAAMAARTDAGTAVPALEDRLAASRTLYATALADGLTAGASTDRGSESGATDETAESRGQSERASGKPGGVRAGGR; encoded by the coding sequence ATGCAACTCGCCTGCCTCGCACCCCCGAGTCGGTTCGACTACCCGAGCGCCATCCAACGGGTGCTCGATGCACAGCTCTCAGACCAGCCCGAGATGGAACGGTTCGCGCCACACCAGGGCGTGTTGCCAGCGCAGACCGACTACGACCTCGTCATCCTCGCCGGGTCACAGGCGCACGTCACCGATCCAGAACCGTGGTTCGGCCCACTCGCCGACTACGTCGAGCGCACACTGGCCGCCGGGACACCCTTGCTCGGGGTCTGCTTCGGCCATCAGTTCCTCGCCGACCTGCTGGGTGGGACTGTCGAGCCGCTGCCGGGGCAGCGAACCGGCGTCTCGACCATCGAACGGACCGCCGCGAGCGACGCCCACCCGATGTTCGCCGGGCTTCCGCGGTCGTTCGAGTCCTTCGTTTACCACGGCGACCACGTCGCGTCTGCTCCCCCGAAAGCCACTGTCCTGGCCCGCGACGACTCGGGAATCCAGGCCTTCGCCGCGACCGACCGGCCCGTCCTCGGCATCCAGTTCCATCCCGAGTTCACGGCCGCGATGGCGGCCCGCACCGACGCCGGCACAGCGGTCCCTGCCCTCGAAGACCGGCTCGCGGCGAGCCGGACGCTGTACGCCACCGCACTCGCGGACGGGCTCACCGCCGGAGCTTCCACTGACCGCGGGAGCGAGTCCGGGGCAACCGACGAGACGGCCGAGTCACGCGGGCAGAGCGAGCGGGCGTCGGGCAAGCCCGGGGGCGTGCGGGCAGGCGGACGGTGA
- a CDS encoding ABC transporter substrate-binding protein → MSRDSSGCSNSDNAESYRKFRRRGVLGATATGALGLAGCLGGGSGGDDGGDSGGGGGGNDDGGSGGDGGNSGTPQSGGTLQWGGAVPVQGLDPHLESAAATARVLENIVEGLVKLNDDYSFSPHLAKSMETSEDNTKFTFELEEGVTFHNGKEMTSADVLASYKRVKNNEKFLANGFMQNVDSMAAPDDYTFELTLKEPLAPFIAKMSTEELAILPKEQAEMSEIKEPIGTGPYKFDSREIETSFTMVKNEDYWDDSIDGPYLDKVVKSEVTDPSVRLQSFKAGEYDFINGIPPSDVERVQSDDSVNFQKKFPKALVYLGLNCNEEPFDNKHARLALDYAIDKEKATEAALYGTGQATASPAAPGSPWVNEDIQPRERDIDKAKEHLEKAGMPDGFSVSFKIPQSYPAQVQAAQVIADDASEAGIELNIQKITWSTWLSDVYSKQNFQATTSSYLALYYPDVSFYKFLHPNGAFFFTGWENEEYNTLVEDARRMYDQEARAEKYQKATEILHEERAGHLFLFWQANLYGAQPNYKGDMGTADGSTLSFADNYLEQ, encoded by the coding sequence ATGTCACGGGATAGCAGTGGGTGCAGCAACAGTGACAATGCAGAATCGTACCGTAAATTCCGTCGTCGTGGCGTCCTCGGCGCGACCGCAACAGGAGCCCTCGGCCTCGCGGGCTGCCTCGGCGGTGGCTCCGGTGGAGACGACGGCGGCGACAGTGGCGGCGGTGGCGGTGGCAACGACGACGGCGGCTCCGGTGGCGACGGCGGTAACAGCGGGACTCCGCAGTCCGGCGGCACGCTCCAGTGGGGCGGCGCAGTCCCCGTCCAGGGCCTCGACCCGCACCTCGAGAGTGCAGCAGCGACGGCCCGCGTCCTCGAGAACATCGTCGAGGGCCTCGTCAAGCTGAACGACGACTACTCGTTCTCGCCGCACCTCGCGAAGTCGATGGAGACGTCCGAGGACAACACGAAGTTCACCTTCGAACTCGAGGAGGGCGTCACCTTCCACAACGGGAAGGAGATGACCTCCGCCGACGTGCTGGCGTCCTACAAGCGCGTCAAGAACAACGAGAAGTTCCTCGCGAACGGCTTCATGCAGAACGTCGACTCGATGGCGGCACCTGACGACTACACCTTCGAGCTCACGCTCAAGGAACCCCTCGCGCCGTTCATCGCGAAGATGTCCACCGAGGAACTCGCCATCCTGCCGAAGGAGCAGGCCGAGATGAGCGAGATCAAAGAACCCATCGGCACCGGGCCGTACAAGTTCGACAGCCGTGAGATCGAGACCTCGTTCACGATGGTCAAGAACGAGGACTACTGGGACGACTCGATCGACGGGCCGTACCTCGACAAGGTCGTCAAGTCCGAGGTCACCGACCCCAGCGTCCGCCTGCAGTCGTTCAAGGCCGGCGAATACGACTTCATCAACGGCATCCCGCCGAGCGACGTCGAGCGCGTCCAGAGCGACGACAGCGTCAACTTCCAGAAGAAGTTCCCGAAGGCGCTCGTCTACCTCGGCCTGAACTGCAACGAGGAACCGTTCGACAACAAGCACGCTCGGCTCGCCCTCGATTACGCCATCGACAAGGAGAAGGCGACCGAGGCAGCGCTGTACGGGACCGGCCAGGCGACGGCGTCCCCGGCGGCCCCCGGCAGCCCGTGGGTCAACGAGGACATCCAGCCTCGCGAGCGTGACATCGACAAGGCCAAAGAACACCTCGAGAAGGCGGGCATGCCCGACGGCTTCTCCGTCTCGTTCAAGATTCCGCAGTCCTACCCGGCACAGGTCCAGGCCGCACAGGTCATCGCCGACGACGCGAGCGAGGCCGGTATCGAGCTGAACATCCAGAAGATTACCTGGAGCACCTGGCTCTCGGACGTCTACTCCAAGCAGAACTTCCAGGCGACCACGTCGAGTTACCTCGCGCTGTACTACCCCGACGTGTCGTTCTACAAGTTCCTGCACCCGAACGGCGCGTTCTTCTTCACCGGCTGGGAGAACGAGGAGTACAACACCCTCGTCGAGGACGCCCGCCGGATGTACGACCAGGAAGCCCGCGCCGAGAAGTACCAGAAGGCCACCGAGATCCTCCACGAGGAGCGCGCAGGCCACCTGTTCCTGTTCTGGCAGGCGAACCTGTACGGTGCACAGCCCAACTACAAGGGCGACATGGGTACGGCCGACGGCTCCACGCTGTCGTTCGCTGACAACTACCTCGAACAGTAG
- a CDS encoding ABC transporter permease: protein MSLASYLVRRVGFMAVTLLLVTVITFAVTNILPGDVALLILGPNASDEKVAALQQQLGLNKPLYAQYFDWLTGLLTGDLGTSLKFQGESVSALIVEKLPRSLMLAVAATGVAVVLSIPLGIIAAYRQNDWPDFLASTFGFVGVSIPIFLWGLVFILVFAIWPAQYFGIDFFPTTGYAAPSEEGWGMTLRHLTLPATSMGFALTAYIMRMTRSSMLEVLSEEYVKLARAKGMSEWVVVLRHAFRNAVIPVITVVAFQFAYAFGGVVVLEQVFFWPGIGRLTLTAVKARDIPLLQGCIIVIALMYMISNLVADVLYAYFDPRIRYGGES from the coding sequence ATGTCCCTGGCAAGTTACCTCGTGAGACGGGTCGGGTTCATGGCGGTGACCCTGCTGTTGGTCACCGTCATCACCTTCGCCGTCACCAACATCCTCCCCGGCGACGTGGCCCTGCTGATACTGGGGCCGAACGCCAGCGACGAGAAGGTGGCGGCGCTCCAGCAACAGCTCGGGTTGAACAAACCGCTGTACGCCCAGTACTTCGACTGGTTGACCGGGCTGTTGACCGGTGACCTCGGCACGTCGCTCAAGTTCCAGGGCGAGTCCGTGTCGGCGCTCATCGTCGAGAAGCTGCCGCGCTCGCTCATGCTCGCGGTGGCCGCCACCGGCGTCGCGGTCGTGCTCTCGATTCCGCTGGGCATCATCGCGGCGTACCGCCAGAACGACTGGCCGGACTTCCTGGCCTCGACGTTCGGATTCGTCGGTGTCTCCATCCCCATCTTCCTGTGGGGACTGGTGTTCATCCTGGTGTTCGCCATCTGGCCGGCCCAGTACTTCGGCATCGACTTCTTCCCGACCACGGGCTACGCCGCACCGTCGGAGGAGGGCTGGGGAATGACGCTCAGACACCTCACCCTTCCGGCGACCTCGATGGGCTTCGCGCTCACCGCGTACATCATGCGGATGACCCGTTCGTCGATGCTGGAAGTGCTCTCCGAAGAGTACGTCAAGCTCGCTCGGGCGAAGGGCATGTCCGAGTGGGTCGTCGTGCTTCGTCACGCGTTCCGTAACGCCGTCATCCCGGTCATCACGGTCGTCGCGTTCCAGTTCGCCTATGCCTTCGGTGGCGTGGTCGTCCTGGAGCAGGTGTTCTTCTGGCCGGGCATCGGCCGGCTCACCCTGACCGCGGTGAAAGCGCGCGACATCCCGCTGTTGCAGGGCTGCATCATCGTCATCGCACTGATGTATATGATATCGAACCTGGTCGCCGACGTGCTGTACGCCTACTTCGACCCGCGTATCCGCTACGGGGGTGAGAGCTGA
- a CDS encoding ABC transporter permease has product MSTETSRGGFLPVEKAKLERMRRFWQQFRGNTKAMVGLVLVLSLVVTAGISTVTISQEDIAKTNLEDRSEAPSAEHLFGTDELGRDIFLRVLKGSSISLYVGFGAITGALFVGTAIGVFAGYYGGLVDEVLMRVMDAAMAFPPILLALAIMVVIGPQLNNVILALAFVYTPYIARVGRSAAISERNEEYVEAAVARGESDTRIVFSEVLPNCMAPLLVQASINVAFAMLAEASLSFLGLGAQPPTPSWGLMIANGRKFMQTEPWMIIFPGLAIAITVFGFNMLGDGLRDVLDPKVDTEER; this is encoded by the coding sequence ATGTCGACCGAGACGAGCCGCGGTGGCTTCCTGCCCGTCGAGAAGGCGAAGCTGGAGCGGATGCGTCGGTTCTGGCAGCAGTTCCGCGGCAACACGAAGGCGATGGTCGGGCTGGTGCTCGTGCTGTCACTGGTCGTCACCGCCGGCATCTCGACCGTGACCATCTCGCAGGAGGACATCGCCAAGACGAACCTCGAAGACCGCTCCGAGGCACCGTCTGCCGAACATCTCTTCGGCACCGACGAGCTCGGGCGAGACATCTTCCTGCGCGTCCTGAAGGGCAGCAGTATCTCGCTCTACGTCGGCTTCGGTGCCATCACCGGGGCCCTGTTCGTCGGCACGGCCATCGGGGTGTTCGCCGGCTACTACGGCGGCCTCGTCGACGAGGTGTTGATGCGGGTGATGGACGCCGCCATGGCGTTCCCACCCATCTTGCTCGCACTCGCCATCATGGTGGTGATCGGGCCACAGCTCAACAACGTCATCCTCGCGCTGGCGTTCGTCTACACGCCGTACATCGCCCGCGTCGGGCGGTCCGCGGCGATCTCCGAGCGCAACGAGGAGTACGTCGAGGCGGCCGTCGCCCGCGGCGAATCCGACACCCGAATCGTCTTCAGCGAGGTCTTGCCGAACTGTATGGCACCCTTGCTCGTGCAGGCATCCATCAACGTCGCGTTCGCCATGCTGGCGGAGGCGTCGCTGTCGTTCCTCGGCCTCGGCGCACAGCCGCCGACGCCGTCGTGGGGCCTGATGATAGCGAACGGCCGGAAGTTCATGCAGACCGAACCGTGGATGATCATCTTCCCCGGGCTGGCGATCGCCATCACCGTCTTCGGGTTCAACATGCTCGGTGACGGCCTGCGCGACGTGCTCGACCCGAAGGTCGATACGGAGGAGCGCTAA